A genomic stretch from Nocardia wallacei includes:
- a CDS encoding HEAT repeat domain-containing protein, which yields MLIGEVARRSGVSARMLRHYDSLGLVRPTGRTVGGYREYAPADIRRIFQVEGLRSLGLSLSQIGRALDDPGFTFAALVGDLIRRSEERLSRERELLDRLRAVDAAEPADWQDVLRLVALLHGLGSRDAARRQQAVLAPAEDAAVPAELLAEAVLAEPDANVAGALRWALARTGDDGVATVAAGMNSPDADVRRRAVLALAELPGERANAVLTDALTDDDPVIRRHAALALGARGETRAVPALVATIVAGPNDVEAAELLGALASDPNWAQRIMTALTAELAAPTAAAAARIRLTQALAEMPGTIALGTLRQLTRDPDRAVSLIATALVDRLEQS from the coding sequence GTGCTGATCGGCGAGGTGGCGCGGCGCTCGGGCGTGAGCGCCCGGATGCTGCGCCACTACGATTCGCTCGGGCTGGTGCGGCCGACCGGCCGCACCGTCGGCGGCTACCGCGAGTACGCCCCCGCCGACATCCGGCGGATCTTCCAGGTGGAGGGGCTGCGGTCGCTGGGACTGTCGCTGAGCCAGATCGGCCGCGCCCTCGACGATCCCGGCTTCACCTTCGCCGCGCTGGTCGGTGACCTCATCCGCCGGTCCGAGGAGCGACTGAGCCGCGAGCGCGAGCTCCTCGACCGGCTGCGCGCGGTCGACGCGGCCGAGCCCGCCGACTGGCAGGACGTCCTGCGCCTGGTCGCGCTGCTGCACGGCCTGGGATCCCGGGACGCCGCCCGGCGACAGCAGGCCGTCCTCGCCCCGGCCGAGGACGCCGCGGTGCCCGCCGAACTGCTCGCCGAAGCGGTACTCGCCGAACCGGATGCGAACGTCGCGGGGGCGCTGCGCTGGGCGCTGGCGCGCACCGGCGACGACGGGGTGGCGACCGTGGCCGCCGGAATGAACTCCCCGGACGCCGATGTCCGGCGCCGTGCGGTCCTGGCGCTCGCCGAGCTGCCCGGCGAGCGAGCGAACGCGGTGCTCACCGACGCGCTCACCGACGACGACCCGGTGATCCGCCGACATGCCGCGCTCGCGCTCGGCGCCCGCGGCGAGACCCGGGCCGTACCGGCGCTGGTGGCCACGATCGTCGCGGGCCCCAACGACGTCGAGGCCGCCGAACTGCTGGGCGCGCTGGCGTCGGACCCCAACTGGGCGCAGCGGATCATGACCGCGCTGACCGCCGAACTCGCCGCGCCGACCGCCGCCGCCGCGGCCCGGATCCGCCTCACCCAGGCCCTCGCCGAGATGCCGGGAACCATCGCGCTGGGCACCCTCCGGCAACTGACCCGCGACCCCGACCGCGCCGTCTCGTTGATCGCCACGGCACTCGTGGACCGGCTGGAACAGTCTTGA
- a CDS encoding APC family permease: protein MSTRLLYFFILGDVLGAGVYVLIGSVAAASGGAVWLPLAIALGLATLTAGSYAELATKYPRAGGSAHYATLAFGPAAGSLVGFCMLAAGVVSVGALARAFAGEYLQALVSAPTAVVIVVFLVALALLNIRGIKESLRANVAASLVELGGLLLIIGLGAWLVVRGDADPERLTHVGTAEQGAVPAVLAGTVLAFYSFVGFETSVNLAEEVRDPRRSYPTALFGALLTAGAVYVLVGVVASAAVPTDELARSSGPLLEVVRRAGGVPERLFSVIALVAVANGALLTGIMASRLAYGMARDGLLPAVLTRLLPGRRTPWVAVVATSGVSLILALTGEVAALAETLVLLLLVVFAAVNCSVLVQRRHPVGNDHFRIPTVVPWLGLASCLYLFTRIEAAVWARGLILVGVGIVLAVVNALRARRGSAPNSHDGQRVRRDLDDGGPGDGDGGRTSVSPVA from the coding sequence GTGAGCACGCGCCTGCTGTACTTCTTCATCCTGGGCGATGTGCTCGGCGCCGGGGTGTACGTGCTGATCGGTTCGGTGGCGGCGGCGTCGGGAGGTGCGGTCTGGTTGCCGCTGGCGATCGCGCTCGGGCTGGCGACGCTCACCGCGGGGTCGTATGCCGAACTCGCGACGAAGTATCCGCGGGCGGGTGGTTCGGCGCACTACGCGACCCTGGCGTTCGGGCCCGCGGCCGGATCGCTGGTCGGGTTCTGCATGCTCGCGGCCGGAGTGGTGTCGGTGGGCGCGCTGGCGCGGGCGTTCGCGGGGGAGTATCTGCAGGCGCTCGTGTCGGCGCCGACGGCCGTGGTGATCGTCGTGTTCCTGGTCGCGCTCGCGCTGCTCAACATTCGCGGGATCAAGGAGTCGCTGCGCGCCAACGTCGCGGCGAGTCTGGTCGAACTCGGCGGGCTGCTGCTCATCATCGGGCTGGGGGCGTGGCTGGTCGTCCGGGGTGACGCCGATCCGGAGCGGCTCACCCACGTGGGGACCGCCGAGCAGGGCGCCGTCCCGGCGGTGCTGGCCGGAACCGTGCTCGCCTTCTACTCCTTCGTCGGCTTCGAGACCTCGGTGAACCTCGCCGAGGAGGTGCGCGACCCCCGGCGCTCCTATCCCACGGCGTTGTTCGGCGCGCTGCTCACCGCGGGCGCGGTGTACGTGCTGGTGGGTGTGGTCGCCAGCGCCGCCGTGCCCACGGACGAACTCGCGCGCTCCAGCGGTCCGCTGCTCGAGGTGGTGCGGCGCGCCGGTGGCGTGCCCGAGCGGCTGTTCAGTGTGATCGCGCTGGTCGCGGTCGCCAACGGGGCACTGCTGACCGGCATCATGGCCTCGCGGCTCGCCTACGGCATGGCCCGCGACGGACTGCTGCCCGCGGTCCTGACCCGCTTGCTGCCCGGCCGCCGCACACCGTGGGTGGCGGTCGTCGCGACCTCGGGCGTCTCGCTGATCCTCGCGCTCACCGGCGAGGTCGCCGCGCTGGCCGAGACGCTCGTGCTGCTGCTGCTCGTCGTGTTCGCGGCGGTGAACTGCTCGGTACTGGTGCAGCGGCGGCATCCGGTCGGCAACGACCATTTCCGGATCCCCACCGTCGTCCCGTGGCTCGGACTCGCCTCGTGCCTGTACCTGTTCACCCGCATCGAAGCCGCGGTGTGGGCGCGCGGGCTGATCCTGGTCGGCGTGGGCATCGTGCTCGCTGTCGTGAACGCGTTGCGGGCCAGGCGGGGCAGCGCGCCGAATTCCCATGACGGACAACGGGTCCGACGCGACCTGGACGACGGTGGCCCCGGTGACGGCGACGGTGGCCGGACGAGCGTGTCACCGGTAGCGTAG
- a CDS encoding SAM-dependent methyltransferase, whose amino-acid sequence MDPRFRLDDTIDMNTPSIARMYDYVLGGGANFETDRQAADAIPEGMPGSREWARANRFFVGRAVTALSELGFDQFLDLGSGAPTVGSPHEIALRHNPAARVAYVEREPVAVEYANKMLADQPQVSMTWADLRDIDSVLAAPGVAGLLDFDRPVAVLAMAVLDLLEDIDPAELTAAYRDACSAGSALGISHAVGLTLTLEQQEQVLSVMRRTNTPGAGFGTIDDVAALLDGYTLLEPGIVPVGAWRPLDPVDEADARRANYVGAVGVKA is encoded by the coding sequence ATGGACCCGCGGTTCCGGCTGGATGACACCATCGACATGAACACGCCCAGTATCGCGCGGATGTACGACTACGTCCTCGGCGGCGGGGCGAACTTCGAGACCGACCGGCAGGCCGCGGACGCGATCCCGGAGGGCATGCCCGGCAGCCGGGAGTGGGCGCGGGCGAACCGGTTCTTCGTCGGCCGGGCCGTCACCGCCCTGAGCGAGCTGGGTTTCGACCAGTTCCTCGACCTCGGCTCCGGCGCGCCGACGGTGGGCAGCCCGCACGAGATCGCGTTGCGGCACAACCCCGCCGCCCGGGTCGCCTACGTCGAACGCGAGCCGGTGGCCGTCGAGTACGCCAACAAGATGCTCGCCGACCAACCGCAGGTCTCGATGACCTGGGCCGACCTGCGCGACATCGACAGCGTGCTGGCCGCGCCCGGCGTGGCGGGCCTGCTCGACTTCGACCGGCCCGTCGCCGTGCTGGCCATGGCCGTGCTCGACCTGCTCGAGGACATCGACCCCGCCGAACTGACCGCCGCGTACCGCGATGCGTGCAGCGCCGGTAGCGCCCTGGGCATTTCGCACGCCGTCGGGCTGACGCTGACGCTCGAACAGCAGGAACAGGTGCTGTCGGTCATGCGGCGCACCAACACTCCCGGCGCGGGCTTCGGCACCATCGACGACGTCGCCGCCTTGCTGGACGGCTACACGCTGCTCGAGCCGGGCATCGTCCCGGTGGGCGCCTGGCGGCCGCTGGATCCGGTCGACGAGGCGGACGCGCGGCGGGCCAACTACGTGGGCGCCGTCGGCGTCAAGGCGTGA